The Thermococcus sp. 21S7 genome window below encodes:
- a CDS encoding ubiquitin-like small modifier protein 1 codes for MRVKVRYFARFRSIVGTGEEELEVPGGTTVRELIELLKERHPVLRTEVFAEDDDLADVNVSRNGRYVGFDDVLQEGDVVALFPPVSGG; via the coding sequence ATGAGGGTTAAGGTTCGATATTTCGCCAGATTCCGCTCCATCGTTGGCACTGGGGAGGAGGAGCTGGAGGTTCCTGGGGGCACGACCGTCCGGGAGCTCATAGAGTTGCTGAAGGAGAGACACCCGGTGCTCAGGACGGAGGTCTTTGCTGAGGACGACGACCTGGCGGACGTCAACGTCTCCAGAAACGGCCGCTACGTGGGCTTTGATGATGTGCTGCAGGAGGGGGACGTGGTGGCCCTGTTTCCCCCCGTGAGTGGTGGTTGA
- a CDS encoding ThiF family adenylyltransferase, whose translation MLSDRELERYDRQIMIFGKEGQEKLKASKVAVVGVGGLGSPVAYYLAAAGIGTILLVDEQTPELSNLNRQILHWEDDIGKNPKPISAKWKLEHFNRDVKIETFVGRLTAENIGEVLDGVDVIVDCLDNFETRFLLDDYAQKARIPLVHGAVEGTFGQVTTVVPGFTKSLREIFPNVREKGGKFPILGATAGVIGTIQAMEVVKLLTGIGEPLLNRLLIVDLAFNTFDVVALR comes from the coding sequence ATGCTGAGCGATAGGGAGCTTGAGCGCTACGACAGGCAGATAATGATTTTCGGGAAGGAGGGTCAGGAAAAGCTTAAGGCCTCGAAGGTGGCCGTTGTTGGTGTCGGCGGCCTTGGAAGCCCCGTCGCTTACTATCTAGCCGCGGCGGGGATAGGCACCATCCTCCTAGTGGACGAGCAAACGCCTGAGCTGAGCAACCTCAACAGGCAGATACTCCACTGGGAGGACGACATCGGAAAGAATCCGAAGCCCATCTCCGCGAAGTGGAAGCTGGAGCACTTCAACCGTGACGTAAAAATCGAGACCTTTGTTGGCCGGTTGACGGCGGAGAACATCGGGGAGGTTCTTGACGGCGTTGACGTCATCGTTGACTGCCTCGACAACTTTGAAACGAGATTCCTGCTCGACGATTACGCCCAAAAGGCCAGAATCCCCCTTGTTCACGGTGCGGTTGAGGGAACCTTCGGGCAGGTCACTACCGTGGTGCCGGGATTCACGAAGAGTTTGAGGGAGATATTCCCAAATGTGAGGGAAAAGGGCGGAAAGTTCCCGATACTCGGAGCAACCGCTGGAGTCATCGGAACGATTCAGGCGATGGAGGTCGTGAAGCTGCTCACCGGAATCGGCGAGCCGCTCCTCAACAGGTTGCTCATAGTTGATTTGGCCTTTAACACCTTCGACGTCGTTGCGCTCAGGTAG
- a CDS encoding molybdenum cofactor biosynthesis protein MoaE → MKVRMTRNAFDLNGALGHIAVPEAGGYVFFLGKVRSESHGRRVRKLIYEAYEEMAEEEMERIRKEALEKFPILDMLIWHRYGELEVGDDTILIIASGKHRKEAFEACIWAIDQVKRRVPVWKREVTEEGTFWIEGNKVVPEK, encoded by the coding sequence ATGAAGGTTAGGATGACTAGGAATGCATTTGACCTGAACGGGGCGCTGGGGCACATCGCCGTTCCGGAGGCCGGAGGCTACGTCTTTTTCCTGGGAAAGGTGAGGAGCGAGAGCCACGGGAGACGGGTCAGAAAACTAATCTATGAGGCCTATGAGGAGATGGCCGAGGAGGAGATGGAACGAATACGGAAGGAGGCTCTTGAGAAGTTTCCCATTTTGGACATGCTGATATGGCACCGGTACGGTGAGCTTGAGGTCGGCGACGACACGATACTCATTATTGCCAGTGGAAAGCACAGAAAGGAGGCTTTTGAGGCTTGTATTTGGGCCATAGATCAGGTAAAGCGTCGTGTCCCCGTCTGGAAGAGGGAGGTCACCGAAGAGGGTACCTTCTGGATCGAGGGAAACAAGGTGGTGCCCGAGAAATAA
- a CDS encoding SPASM domain-containing protein: MEKVAYDASHTVEVGTVPNIVSIGKPPWSNQVHRGKLERIIVQLGAGKGRFSEVSGIPRSIGCIGNNFFLLHREPLSPERVKELIREFKGMSGKELWLTNYDRIEYLTSVASYAVEIGVPEVYAVVRLEDVDSIEPFEDVRFIAEFEYSPENFHRLEAYSWLHGALVMVQGTHLDEFKSIKTTFPGEIYIDVLFPGSARKLDFNVIEVKRILNPSVEKYHDCLAGTLAITADGYALPCPLLRNYVIGDVKELGLKKVLRRKKLKAFWKMTKDDVGACRACPFKYICHDCRALEYQASGEIDGLEYCQIAF; encoded by the coding sequence ATGGAGAAGGTGGCTTACGATGCATCTCATACCGTTGAGGTGGGAACCGTCCCCAACATAGTTTCCATCGGAAAACCTCCATGGAGTAATCAGGTTCACCGCGGTAAGCTTGAACGCATTATCGTTCAGCTCGGTGCCGGGAAGGGAAGGTTCTCTGAAGTGAGCGGAATCCCGCGCTCGATAGGCTGCATAGGGAACAACTTCTTTCTGCTTCACCGCGAGCCCCTGAGTCCGGAGCGGGTTAAGGAGTTGATAAGGGAGTTCAAGGGCATGAGTGGAAAGGAACTGTGGCTAACCAACTACGACCGGATTGAATACCTGACCAGCGTTGCCTCATACGCGGTGGAGATAGGCGTTCCCGAGGTTTACGCCGTCGTTAGGCTCGAAGACGTGGATTCAATCGAACCGTTTGAGGATGTTCGGTTCATAGCCGAGTTTGAGTACTCGCCCGAAAACTTTCACCGGCTTGAGGCTTACAGTTGGCTCCACGGGGCGCTGGTGATGGTGCAGGGCACGCACTTGGATGAATTCAAGAGCATCAAAACCACTTTTCCGGGGGAAATTTACATTGATGTGCTCTTCCCGGGCTCGGCGAGAAAGCTGGACTTCAACGTTATCGAAGTTAAGAGGATACTCAACCCGAGTGTTGAGAAGTATCACGACTGTCTCGCGGGTACGCTGGCGATAACCGCCGACGGCTATGCCCTTCCGTGCCCTCTGCTGAGGAACTACGTCATTGGGGACGTGAAGGAACTGGGGCTCAAAAAGGTGCTCAGGAGGAAGAAACTCAAGGCTTTCTGGAAGATGACAAAGGACGATGTCGGCGCCTGTAGGGCCTGTCCGTTCAAGTACATATGCCACGACTGCAGGGCGCTGGAGTATCAGGCAAGTGGAGAGATAGATGGTTTGGAATACTGTCAGATAGCCTTTTAG
- a CDS encoding Lrp/AsnC family transcriptional regulator yields MDEPPREDLEFLVEILEKYPLDSLKKIAEKEGIDYYRLKRLYDKYYGKYLTVNAFFSLKRLGLHTYVAFLTVPSDRLIEVGVRMSQNPFVGYMNPAYGFKNGLSVIFYIPDDQRDRIEDLLSQYSDDYEYYEARAYPYDGDDDFGNWDLSYDYAILLDILKWDSRTPITRIARQLGKSRPTIRYMINRLREEGIIIGFVPTIDMNVHDRAVIGLTRELDEKVLERFNEYEIMAGVLPGYGYILEWFFSSKDDLGSKVLEFSAHVEKLLIEYFEPTFKELNDRNAKNRYARMVKKDGSGYRSMLEF; encoded by the coding sequence ATGGACGAACCCCCCAGGGAGGATCTCGAATTCCTCGTTGAAATCCTTGAGAAATACCCCCTCGACAGCCTCAAAAAAATTGCCGAGAAAGAGGGTATAGACTACTATAGACTCAAAAGGCTGTACGATAAGTATTACGGGAAATACCTCACCGTTAACGCGTTCTTCAGCCTCAAACGCCTTGGTTTACACACATACGTCGCATTTCTAACGGTTCCTTCAGACAGACTCATCGAAGTGGGTGTCCGAATGAGTCAGAATCCCTTCGTTGGGTACATGAATCCCGCCTACGGGTTCAAAAATGGCCTTTCTGTCATATTTTATATCCCCGACGACCAGAGGGACAGGATTGAGGACCTCCTCTCACAGTACTCGGATGATTACGAGTACTACGAAGCCAGAGCATACCCCTACGACGGTGATGACGACTTCGGGAACTGGGACCTGAGCTACGACTACGCCATTCTTCTCGACATACTCAAATGGGATTCCCGAACACCGATAACAAGAATAGCACGACAACTGGGGAAGAGCCGGCCCACCATACGATATATGATAAACCGCCTTAGGGAGGAGGGGATAATCATAGGATTTGTGCCCACGATAGACATGAACGTCCACGACAGGGCCGTCATAGGACTCACAAGAGAGCTGGATGAGAAGGTTCTGGAGCGGTTCAACGAGTACGAAATAATGGCGGGCGTCCTTCCAGGATACGGATACATCCTGGAGTGGTTCTTCTCCTCCAAGGACGACCTGGGGAGCAAAGTCCTTGAGTTCAGCGCCCACGTCGAGAAGCTCCTGATAGAGTACTTTGAACCGACCTTCAAGGAGCTTAATGATAGAAACGCCAAGAATAGGTACGCCAGGATGGTTAAAAAGGATGGGAGCGGCTATCGCTCCATGCTTGAATTCTAA
- a CDS encoding adenosine-specific kinase, translating into MVKIEVVDIEKPQGVEVIIGQGNFSIFTVDDLAKTLLTTVPGIKFGVAMNEAKPQLTRFTGNDEELERLAAKNALKIGAGHVFVILMKNAFPINVLNAVKNHPAVAMVYGASENPFQVIVAETELGRSVLGVVDGKAANRIEDEELKRERRELVEKIGYLFD; encoded by the coding sequence ATGGTGAAAATTGAGGTTGTCGATATCGAAAAGCCGCAGGGAGTCGAAGTGATAATCGGTCAGGGGAACTTCTCCATCTTCACCGTGGACGACCTCGCCAAGACCCTTCTGACGACTGTTCCGGGCATAAAGTTCGGGGTGGCGATGAACGAGGCCAAACCGCAGCTGACGCGCTTCACGGGCAACGATGAGGAGCTTGAGAGGCTGGCCGCCAAGAACGCCCTCAAGATTGGTGCCGGTCACGTCTTCGTGATACTCATGAAGAACGCCTTCCCGATAAACGTTCTCAACGCCGTCAAGAACCATCCGGCCGTTGCAATGGTCTACGGAGCCAGCGAAAACCCCTTCCAGGTTATAGTGGCCGAGACCGAACTGGGGAGGAGCGTCCTCGGAGTCGTTGATGGAAAGGCCGCCAACAGGATCGAGGATGAGGAACTCAAGAGGGAGCGCAGGGAACTCGTTGAAAAGATAGGCTACCTGTTTGACTGA
- a CDS encoding XTP/dITP diphosphatase, protein MRLAFITSNSGKVEEARKYFEPLGVEVYQLRVEYPEIQADTLEEVALFGVEWLGRKVEGPFFLDDSGLFIDAFDGFPGVYSAYVYRTLGIDGILKLMDGIENRRAHFKSVIAYWDGEAHLFTGRVDGEITASPRGSGGFGFDPIFKPLGFDETFAEMTTEKKNCISHRGLALKAFSEWLKENLK, encoded by the coding sequence ATGAGGCTGGCTTTTATCACTTCTAATTCCGGGAAGGTTGAGGAGGCGAGGAAGTACTTCGAACCTCTCGGCGTGGAGGTTTATCAGCTCAGGGTGGAGTACCCCGAGATACAGGCGGATACGCTTGAGGAAGTGGCCCTCTTCGGCGTTGAATGGCTGGGCCGGAAGGTTGAAGGGCCCTTCTTCTTGGACGACTCCGGCCTCTTCATAGACGCTTTTGATGGCTTCCCCGGTGTCTACTCCGCCTACGTTTACCGGACGCTCGGGATAGACGGAATCCTCAAGCTGATGGACGGCATCGAGAACAGGCGTGCCCACTTCAAAAGCGTTATCGCCTACTGGGACGGCGAGGCCCATCTCTTCACCGGCAGGGTTGACGGTGAGATAACCGCCTCTCCGAGGGGAAGTGGCGGCTTTGGCTTCGACCCAATCTTCAAACCTCTTGGATTCGATGAGACTTTTGCCGAAATGACAACGGAGAAGAAGAACTGCATATCACATAGGGGACTCGCCCTTAAGGCTTTCTCTGAGTGGCTAAAGGAAAACCTTAAATAA
- a CDS encoding Lrp/AsnC family transcriptional regulator, giving the protein MVASLDGTDLRLLRELKENARENIASLSKKLGIPRTTVHYRIKKLVEEGVIEKFTVKPNYKKLNLGTTAFILARYEPDSGLSQREVAERIAALEGVYEVHIIAGEWDLLIKVRAPSSEEVGKIVVDRLREIKGVGQTVTMVSFVTVKEEL; this is encoded by the coding sequence ATGGTAGCTTCATTGGATGGCACAGATTTGAGGTTGTTGAGGGAGCTCAAAGAGAACGCCAGGGAGAACATAGCGAGCCTGAGCAAAAAGCTGGGGATACCCAGGACGACCGTCCACTACCGCATCAAGAAGCTGGTGGAGGAGGGCGTGATAGAGAAGTTCACGGTTAAACCCAACTACAAGAAGCTCAACCTTGGAACCACCGCGTTCATACTTGCTCGATATGAGCCGGATTCCGGTTTAAGCCAGAGGGAAGTGGCTGAGAGGATAGCGGCCCTTGAGGGAGTCTATGAAGTCCACATAATAGCCGGTGAGTGGGACCTCCTCATAAAGGTCCGCGCTCCTAGCTCCGAGGAGGTTGGGAAGATAGTCGTGGACCGGCTTAGAGAGATAAAGGGCGTCGGACAGACCGTGACCATGGTGTCCTTCGTTACGGTTAAGGAGGAACTGTGA
- a CDS encoding radical SAM protein: MTERKKLKIYIPGVKFPSISLTGNYCSLNCAHCGRHYLEGMRKPTRKNLVDYCLGLEREGYTGCLLSGGMDSRLKVPIDRYAAEIREIKRRTGLKLNAHVGFIDESDLEWVRYVDAVSLDFVGDDGVIRRVYGIDKTVGDYLRILDLLTGAGVRVAPHITIGLDFGRIGWEYRAIDLLMEYPIDVLVLDVLIPTKGTDMENVPKPGVEESLRVVEYARERFDGEISIGCMRPLGRWRVDFDRGAVLAGVDRLTNPPRKVIEWAKSVRNVEIIYECCVM, encoded by the coding sequence ATGACGGAAAGAAAAAAGCTCAAAATCTACATTCCAGGCGTTAAGTTCCCCTCAATCTCGCTCACTGGCAACTACTGCTCTCTGAACTGCGCTCACTGCGGGAGGCACTATTTAGAGGGCATGAGAAAGCCCACCAGAAAGAACCTTGTTGACTATTGCCTCGGCCTTGAGAGGGAGGGCTACACCGGCTGCCTGCTGAGTGGTGGAATGGATTCGAGGCTCAAGGTTCCCATCGACAGGTACGCGGCTGAAATCAGGGAGATAAAGCGAAGAACGGGCCTCAAGCTCAACGCCCACGTGGGGTTCATAGACGAGAGCGACCTGGAGTGGGTCAGGTACGTCGATGCCGTCTCCCTCGACTTCGTGGGCGATGACGGCGTCATAAGGCGCGTTTACGGGATAGACAAGACCGTTGGGGACTACCTGAGAATCCTAGACCTGCTCACGGGGGCGGGCGTCAGGGTGGCCCCCCACATCACCATCGGGCTGGATTTCGGCAGAATCGGCTGGGAGTACCGGGCGATTGACCTGCTGATGGAGTACCCGATAGACGTCCTCGTGCTGGACGTACTCATCCCAACGAAGGGAACGGATATGGAGAACGTTCCAAAGCCGGGCGTCGAGGAGAGCCTGAGGGTGGTTGAATACGCACGCGAGCGCTTTGACGGTGAGATAAGCATAGGCTGCATGCGCCCGCTGGGCAGGTGGCGGGTTGACTTCGACAGGGGGGCAGTTTTAGCCGGCGTTGACAGACTGACGAATCCCCCCAGAAAAGTCATCGAATGGGCAAAAAGTGTGAGGAACGTCGAGATAATCTACGAGTGCTGCGTTATGTGA
- the eno gene encoding phosphopyruvate hydratase, with translation MENPFEITGVVAREILDSRGNPTVEVEVYTPISMGRAAVPSGASTGTHEALELRDGGKRYHGKGVKRAVENVNKIIAPEIIGMDVTWQRDIDMLMLELDGTENKSNLGANAILGVSLAVAKAAANALGLPLYQYIGGTNAYVMPVPMSNVINGGVHAGNELDFQEFMIMPVGADSFREGIMWVSETYHVLKGVIADKYGKDAVNVGDEGGFAPPLKEPHEPLELLITAIEEAGYKPGDEIAFAMDPASSEFFHTDIGKYVVNGKEYTNAELLELYKELVSNYPIVSIEDPFHEEDWEGFVMITRELGGKIQIVGDDLFVTNPKRIRKGIEMGAANALLLKVNQIGTLSEAIDAAYTAFRAGYGVVVSHRSGETEDSTIADLAVALNAGQIKTGAPARSDRNAKYNQLIRIEEELEGIALYPGRKFRNPFL, from the coding sequence ATGGAGAACCCCTTTGAGATAACCGGAGTCGTTGCCAGGGAGATACTCGACAGCAGGGGAAACCCGACCGTCGAGGTTGAGGTCTACACGCCGATAAGCATGGGCCGTGCCGCAGTTCCGAGCGGAGCCTCAACCGGCACCCACGAGGCCCTGGAGCTCCGCGACGGCGGGAAGCGCTACCACGGAAAGGGAGTAAAGAGGGCCGTCGAGAACGTCAACAAGATAATAGCCCCCGAAATCATCGGAATGGACGTCACCTGGCAGAGGGACATCGATATGCTTATGCTCGAACTCGACGGCACCGAGAACAAGAGCAACCTCGGCGCCAACGCTATTCTGGGCGTTTCTCTGGCGGTAGCCAAGGCCGCTGCCAACGCGCTCGGCCTTCCGCTCTACCAGTACATCGGCGGAACCAACGCCTACGTCATGCCAGTTCCGATGAGCAACGTCATCAACGGCGGAGTACACGCCGGCAACGAGCTTGACTTCCAGGAGTTCATGATAATGCCCGTCGGGGCGGACTCGTTCAGAGAGGGCATAATGTGGGTCAGCGAGACCTACCACGTCCTCAAGGGAGTTATCGCCGATAAGTACGGCAAAGACGCCGTTAACGTTGGCGACGAGGGCGGCTTCGCCCCGCCGCTGAAGGAGCCCCACGAGCCGCTTGAACTCCTCATAACAGCCATCGAGGAGGCTGGCTACAAGCCCGGCGACGAGATAGCCTTCGCTATGGACCCGGCCTCAAGCGAGTTCTTCCACACAGACATCGGCAAGTACGTCGTCAACGGCAAGGAGTACACCAACGCCGAGCTTCTCGAACTCTACAAGGAGCTCGTCTCAAACTACCCGATAGTCTCCATAGAGGACCCGTTCCACGAGGAAGACTGGGAAGGCTTCGTCATGATAACTAGGGAACTCGGAGGAAAGATACAGATAGTTGGCGACGACCTCTTCGTCACCAACCCGAAGAGGATAAGGAAGGGCATCGAGATGGGCGCGGCAAACGCACTCCTCCTCAAGGTCAACCAGATTGGAACCCTCAGTGAGGCCATAGATGCCGCATACACCGCCTTCCGCGCAGGCTACGGCGTCGTCGTCTCCCACCGCTCAGGAGAGACCGAGGATTCAACCATAGCCGACCTCGCGGTTGCCCTCAACGCCGGCCAGATAAAGACGGGTGCCCCAGCGAGGAGCGACAGGAACGCCAAGTACAACCAGCTGATACGCATAGAGGAGGAGCTTGAGGGCATAGCGCTCTATCCGGGCAGGAAGTTCCGCAACCCCTTCCTCTGA
- the deoC gene encoding deoxyribose-phosphate aldolase: protein MGDHIDVAKYIDHTNLKPYATYDDIKRLCDEAIEYGFYAVCVNPYRVKLAKDYLRGKNADVKVASVIGFPLGATPTEVKVFEAKRALDDGADELDMVINIGALKDGDYEYVKRDIAEVVKVAHERGAKVKVIIETCYLTEEEKVKACELAKEAGADFVKTSTGFGTGGATVEDVRLMRKVVGPEMGVKAAGGIRTYEQALAVIEAGATRIGTSSGVKIVEGGRDAGDCRDQGHP, encoded by the coding sequence ATGGGTGATCACATCGATGTCGCCAAGTATATTGACCATACGAACCTCAAACCCTACGCTACCTACGATGACATTAAGAGGCTCTGCGATGAGGCTATAGAGTACGGGTTCTACGCAGTCTGCGTCAATCCCTACAGGGTTAAGCTCGCCAAGGACTACCTGCGCGGGAAGAACGCCGACGTGAAGGTTGCCAGCGTCATAGGCTTTCCGCTGGGTGCAACCCCGACGGAGGTCAAGGTTTTTGAGGCGAAACGGGCCCTCGACGACGGTGCCGATGAGCTGGACATGGTCATCAACATCGGAGCCCTCAAGGACGGGGACTACGAATACGTGAAGAGGGACATAGCCGAGGTCGTCAAGGTCGCCCACGAGAGGGGCGCCAAAGTAAAGGTCATCATCGAGACCTGCTACCTCACCGAGGAGGAGAAGGTGAAGGCCTGCGAGCTGGCGAAAGAAGCTGGGGCGGACTTCGTGAAGACCTCAACGGGCTTTGGAACTGGCGGAGCCACCGTTGAGGACGTTCGGCTCATGAGAAAGGTGGTCGGCCCGGAGATGGGCGTCAAGGCCGCAGGGGGAATAAGGACCTACGAGCAGGCACTGGCGGTGATAGAGGCTGGTGCGACGAGGATTGGAACATCGAGCGGCGTAAAAATCGTGGAGGGGGGAAGGGATGCAGGAGATTGCCGAGATCAGGGACATCCTTGA
- a CDS encoding family 4B encapsulin nanocompartment shell protein produces MQEIAEIRDILDRAISELRGEELEPDILLVGPGFLEYSAGMLRDCRLKIYKIEELGYDAVVADSKYLGQMKRASRRISVEPLLKESEMWEELKRLDV; encoded by the coding sequence ATGCAGGAGATTGCCGAGATCAGGGACATCCTTGACAGGGCCATTTCGGAACTCCGGGGAGAGGAGCTTGAGCCCGACATACTCCTCGTAGGACCTGGTTTCCTTGAATACTCTGCGGGAATGCTCAGGGACTGCAGGCTGAAGATATACAAAATCGAGGAGCTTGGCTACGATGCGGTCGTCGCCGATTCGAAGTACCTGGGCCAGATGAAGAGGGCGTCCAGGAGAATCTCGGTAGAGCCCCTCCTTAAGGAAAGCGAAATGTGGGAAGAATTGAAGAGGCTGGACGTTTAG
- a CDS encoding ECF transporter S component — protein sequence MVNLTEMFRPYGHYVLGGAVVIFLAYVWAKRKEYQAPATIALSAILAAVVAIATNLIKVPTPATGGYINFGDTMVMFSAMVFGPVVGVFAGGVGSALGDIIGGYAGWAPITLVVKGLEGLAIGYIAKRSDNVSTMVIAGIVGGIIMVSGYFLFEAYMFGVPSALTEVPGNILQAVTGILVGTGLATIIKKRYPEVEDLI from the coding sequence ATGGTGAACCTGACAGAGATGTTCAGACCGTACGGTCACTACGTGCTCGGGGGTGCCGTGGTCATTTTCCTCGCGTACGTCTGGGCAAAGAGGAAGGAGTACCAGGCACCGGCGACGATAGCCCTCTCGGCCATTCTAGCGGCGGTTGTAGCGATAGCCACCAACCTGATAAAGGTTCCAACCCCAGCCACCGGGGGCTACATCAACTTTGGAGACACCATGGTCATGTTCTCGGCCATGGTATTCGGCCCGGTCGTGGGTGTCTTCGCAGGGGGCGTCGGCTCTGCCCTCGGCGACATCATAGGCGGCTACGCGGGATGGGCCCCGATAACGCTGGTGGTCAAGGGGCTTGAGGGTCTTGCCATCGGGTACATCGCCAAAAGGAGCGACAACGTCTCCACGATGGTCATAGCGGGCATCGTCGGCGGCATCATAATGGTCTCCGGATACTTCCTCTTCGAGGCATACATGTTCGGGGTCCCATCAGCGCTCACTGAGGTGCCAGGAAACATACTCCAAGCTGTTACGGGGATACTCGTGGGCACCGGACTGGCAACGATAATAAAGAAGAGGTACCCCGAGGTCGAGGATTTAATCTAA
- a CDS encoding ornithine aminotransferase — protein MVVRPNVKELPGPKAKEVIEKNFEALAVTTQDPETLPIVIDHGDGILVYDVDGNTFYDFGSGVGVLNVGHAHPRVVEAVKKQAERFTHFALNDFFYENAVILAQKLAELAPGDFPKKVVYQNSGAEANEAMMKLVKYGTGRKRFIAFYHAFHGRSQAVLSLTASKWVQQDRFFPTMPGVEHIPYPNPYRNPWHIDGYAEPDELVNRVIEFIEEYVFRHVPPHEVGAIVFEPIQGEGGYVVPPKNFFKELKKLADNYGILLADDEVQMGVGRTGKFWAIEHFDVAPDTIQFGKAIGGGIPLAGVVHRAEIAFDKPGRHASTFGGNPVAIAAGIEVVEIVKELLPHVQEVGDYLHKRLEELMEKYEAIGDARGLGLAQAVEIVKSKDTKEKDPKLRDAIVKEAVKRGLILLGCGDNSIRFIPPLTIKEEEIDVAMEIFEESLKAALQ, from the coding sequence ATGGTGGTTAGACCGAACGTTAAAGAACTCCCCGGACCCAAGGCCAAGGAGGTTATCGAAAAGAACTTTGAGGCCCTCGCAGTTACCACCCAGGACCCGGAGACCCTCCCGATAGTCATCGACCACGGAGATGGAATCCTCGTTTACGACGTTGATGGAAACACCTTCTACGACTTCGGAAGCGGCGTCGGTGTTCTCAACGTTGGCCACGCCCACCCGAGGGTCGTCGAGGCCGTTAAAAAGCAGGCAGAGAGGTTTACCCACTTCGCGCTGAACGACTTCTTCTACGAGAACGCCGTCATACTCGCCCAGAAGCTGGCGGAGCTTGCCCCCGGCGACTTCCCGAAGAAGGTCGTCTACCAGAACAGCGGTGCGGAAGCAAACGAGGCCATGATGAAGCTCGTCAAGTACGGAACCGGCAGGAAGAGGTTCATCGCCTTCTACCACGCCTTCCACGGCAGGAGCCAGGCCGTTCTCTCACTTACCGCCAGCAAGTGGGTTCAGCAGGACAGGTTCTTCCCGACCATGCCGGGTGTTGAGCACATACCCTACCCGAACCCCTACAGGAACCCCTGGCACATCGACGGTTACGCCGAGCCGGACGAGCTCGTCAACCGCGTCATCGAGTTCATCGAGGAGTACGTATTCCGCCACGTCCCGCCCCATGAGGTTGGAGCCATAGTCTTCGAGCCGATACAGGGTGAAGGTGGTTACGTCGTCCCGCCGAAGAACTTCTTCAAGGAGCTCAAGAAGCTCGCCGACAACTATGGCATACTCCTCGCCGACGACGAGGTTCAGATGGGCGTCGGAAGAACCGGAAAGTTCTGGGCCATCGAGCACTTCGACGTCGCGCCAGACACCATCCAGTTCGGTAAGGCCATAGGCGGCGGCATTCCCCTCGCCGGTGTCGTCCACAGGGCAGAGATAGCCTTCGACAAGCCGGGCAGGCACGCCTCGACCTTCGGCGGCAACCCGGTTGCGATAGCGGCCGGAATAGAGGTCGTCGAGATCGTCAAGGAACTCCTCCCGCACGTTCAGGAGGTCGGTGACTACCTCCACAAGCGCCTCGAAGAGCTCATGGAGAAGTACGAGGCCATTGGAGACGCTAGAGGTCTCGGCCTCGCCCAGGCGGTCGAAATCGTCAAGAGCAAGGACACCAAGGAGAAGGACCCCAAGCTCAGGGATGCCATCGTCAAGGAGGCCGTCAAGCGCGGACTCATCCTCCTCGGATGCGGCGACAACAGCATAAGGTTCATACCGCCGCTGACCATCAAGGAGGAGGAGATAGACGTCGCCATGGAGATATTCGAGGAGAGCCTCAAGGCCGCTCTCCAGTGA